A region from the Ciconia boyciana chromosome 1, ASM3463844v1, whole genome shotgun sequence genome encodes:
- the LOC140646895 gene encoding phospholipase A2-like: protein MGSHLLLVLMLLQAVWEGALGKSHSLHTRGIIELAGAISCGTGRSPLAYIGYGCYCGLGGQGWPRDKTDWCCHRHDCCYDKAEKEGCSPKVQQYQWVCEQNAVQCDNLTDRCEKMVCLCDQEAAKCWGAAPYNPHFMLWPDFLCGQTHPTCHFRYGGAE from the exons ATGGGCTCCcacctgctgctggtgctgatgCTGCTTCAGGCAG TTTGGGAAGGTGCTTTGGGAAAATCCCATTCACTGCACACCCGAGGAATCATCGAATTGGCAGGAGCTATATCGTGTGGCACAGGACGGTCTCCCTTGGCATATATTGGCTACGGATGCTACTGTGGACTGGGAGGACAAGGCTGGCCTAGAGATAAAACAGACTG GTGCTGCCACAGGCACGACTGCTGCTACGACAAGGCAGAGAAGGAAGGCTGCAGCCCCAAGGTGCAGCAGTACCAGTGGGTGTGTGAGCAGAACGCCGTGCAGTGCG ataaCCTGACAGACCGATGTGAAAAAATGGTGTGCCTGTGTGACCAAGAAGCAGCCAAGTGTTGGGGAGCAGCCCCATACAACCCACACTTCATGCTCTGGCCAGACTTTTTATGTGGACAGACTCATCCCACCTGCCATTTCAGATATGGGGGGGCAGAATAG
- the CLDND1 gene encoding claudin domain-containing protein 1: MMDNRFATALVIACVLSLISTIYMAASIGTDFWYEYHTLSPAENVSEAGRSIWEEFVSEEADEKTYTDALFRCNGTVGLWRRCITVPKNSHWYSPPETDMTTNCISFSLSDQFMEKYIEPGNHNSGTDLNRTYLWRLQFLLPFVSLGLMCFGALIGLCACACRSLYPAIATGVLHFLAGLCTLGLVGCYVAGIELLHKKLPLPDDVRGEFGWSFCLACVSAPLQFMAAALFIWAARTNRKEFTLLKAYRVA; the protein is encoded by the exons ATGATGGATAACCGTTTTGCTACAGCGCTAGTAATTGCTTGTGTTCTCAGCCTCATCTCCACCATCTATATGGCAGCTTCTATTGGCACTGACTTTTGGTACGAATACCACACCTTGTCCCCAGCTGAGAATGTTAGTGAAGCTGGTAGGAGCATCTGGGAGGAATTTGTCAGCGAAGAGGCAGATGAGAAGACCTACACAGATGCGCTCTTCCGGTGCAACGGCACGGTTGGATTGTGGCGGAGATGTATCACTGTACCCAAAAACTCTCACTGGTACAGCCCACCAG aaacCGATATGACTACAAACTGCATCAGTTTTTCCCTCTCTGATCAGTTTATGGAAAAGTATATAGAGCCTGGAAATCACAATAGCGGCACGGATTTGAATCGAACTT ATCTCTGGCGATTGCAGTTTCTCCTGCCATTTGTCAGCCTTGGCCTCATGTGCTTTGGGGCTCTGATTGGGCTCTGTGCTTGTGCCTGTCGCAGCCTTTACCCTGCCATTGCCACTGGAGTCCTCCATTTCCTAGCAG GGCTTTGTACACTGGGCCTGGTTGGCTGCTATGTAGCTGGGATTGAGCTGCTCCATAAGAAGCTGCCCCTGCCTGATGATGTGAGGGGTGAATTTGGCTGGTCCTTCTGCCTAGCATGTGTCTCGGCACCTTTGCAATTTATGGCAGCTGCTCTTTTCATCTGGGCGGCTCGCACCAACAGAAAGGAATTCACTCTCTTGAAAGCGTACCGTGTAGCATAA